The Microbacterium limosum genome contains a region encoding:
- a CDS encoding CpaF family protein: MSARALLASPSGVVLLERTRDRLRGESVDPAQEPEAAAAIARAEVRRHNDIAHARGWEPVADEHELVRELLAGIGGFGELQRYLDDPGIEEIWINSPRDVFAARDGVAERLPIRLDDARVRDLVERMLHASGRRVDLSQPFADASLPDGSRLHVVIPDITRRHWAVNIRKFPAASRDLDALVALGSLDPAHAEILHHAVAADASILVSGPTHAGKTTLLGALLAACAPHRRIVTVEDTFELAVDAPDLVALQGRVANLEGTGEVTLRRLIKEALRMRPDRLVVGEVRDAEALDLVLALNTGLPCLASIHANSAADAIDKLAALPLLAGRNIDASFTLPAIARALDLVVHCTRLPGGSRRVTEIVRPTGEIRDGRADIEVVA, translated from the coding sequence GTGTCTGCTCGTGCCCTGCTCGCCTCGCCCTCCGGGGTCGTGCTGCTGGAGCGCACACGGGACCGGCTGCGGGGGGAGTCGGTCGATCCGGCACAGGAGCCGGAAGCGGCCGCTGCGATCGCGCGGGCCGAGGTGCGTCGTCACAACGACATCGCGCATGCCCGGGGGTGGGAGCCGGTGGCGGACGAGCACGAGCTCGTCCGGGAGCTGCTGGCGGGTATCGGAGGATTCGGCGAGCTGCAGCGCTACCTCGATGATCCGGGTATAGAGGAGATCTGGATCAACTCTCCGCGCGATGTCTTCGCCGCGCGCGACGGCGTGGCCGAGAGGCTGCCGATCCGGCTGGATGACGCGCGCGTGCGCGACCTCGTCGAGCGGATGCTCCACGCGAGCGGACGACGGGTCGACCTGAGCCAGCCCTTCGCGGATGCGTCGCTGCCGGACGGCTCGCGGCTGCACGTCGTGATCCCCGACATCACGCGTCGCCACTGGGCGGTGAACATCCGGAAGTTCCCCGCGGCATCGCGCGACCTGGATGCGCTCGTGGCTCTCGGATCGCTCGACCCCGCGCACGCCGAGATCCTTCACCACGCCGTCGCGGCGGATGCCAGCATCCTCGTCTCCGGGCCGACGCACGCGGGCAAGACGACCCTGCTCGGCGCCCTGCTGGCCGCCTGCGCGCCGCACCGGCGCATCGTCACCGTCGAGGACACGTTCGAGCTGGCCGTCGACGCGCCCGACCTCGTCGCGCTGCAGGGACGGGTGGCGAACCTCGAAGGAACGGGCGAGGTGACGCTCCGTCGGCTCATCAAGGAGGCGCTGCGGATGCGACCGGACCGGCTCGTCGTCGGCGAGGTGCGGGATGCCGAGGCCCTCGACCTCGTCCTCGCCCTGAACACGGGCCTGCCCTGTCTCGCGTCGATCCATGCCAACTCCGCGGCCGACGCCATCGACAAGCTCGCCGCGCTCCCGCTCCTGGCGGGCAGGAACATCGACGCCTCCTTCACGCTCCCGGCGATCGCCCGTGCACTGGATCTGGTCGTGCACTGCACGCGGCTGCCGGGCGGCTCCCGGCGGGTGACCGAGATCGTCCGCCCGACGGGCGAGATCCGCGACGGCCGGGCGGACATCGAGGTGGTCGCATGA
- a CDS encoding DedA family protein, protein MQPAALIPWLDPAAIIEWAGPWALVVVCFIVFAETGLLVGFLLPGDTLLIIAGLLSHSTSIAPNGVFGLSAWWVALLIGVSAFVGGEVGYLIGHKAGPAVFERKESGLFSVKNVERTNAFFERFGGLTIILARFVPIVRTFAPVAAGVGHMHKGKYTLYNLIGAVLWGFGLTMFGYLIGYIPGVRDIVTEYIDVILLVAVGGTAVVTLWHYLSERRKARRAAEAGEDVVTDDAEARELVLDPEVFDKAPEVGDEGKDPTTTDR, encoded by the coding sequence GTGCAGCCTGCAGCCCTCATCCCCTGGCTCGACCCCGCCGCCATCATCGAGTGGGCTGGGCCCTGGGCCCTCGTCGTGGTCTGCTTCATCGTCTTCGCCGAGACGGGGTTGCTGGTCGGTTTCCTGCTGCCGGGCGACACGCTCCTCATCATCGCCGGGCTGCTCTCGCACTCCACCTCCATCGCTCCCAACGGCGTCTTCGGGCTCAGCGCCTGGTGGGTCGCGCTCCTCATCGGCGTCTCCGCGTTCGTCGGCGGCGAAGTCGGATACCTCATCGGGCACAAGGCCGGCCCGGCGGTGTTCGAACGCAAGGAATCCGGCCTGTTCAGCGTCAAGAACGTCGAGCGCACCAACGCGTTCTTCGAGCGCTTCGGCGGGCTGACGATCATCCTCGCCCGGTTCGTGCCGATCGTGCGCACCTTCGCACCCGTCGCCGCCGGCGTCGGCCACATGCACAAGGGCAAGTACACCCTCTACAACCTCATCGGCGCCGTGCTCTGGGGCTTCGGCCTGACGATGTTCGGCTACCTCATCGGGTACATCCCCGGCGTTCGAGACATCGTCACCGAGTACATCGACGTGATCCTGCTCGTCGCCGTCGGCGGCACCGCGGTCGTGACGCTCTGGCACTACCTCTCCGAGCGCCGCAAGGCGCGCCGCGCCGCCGAGGCCGGAGAGGACGTCGTGACCGACGACGCCGAGGCCCGCGAGCTCGTGCTCGACCCCGAGGTGTTCGACAAGGCCCCCGAGGTCGGCGACGAGGGCAAGGATCCCACGACGACCGACCGCTGA
- a CDS encoding Ku protein: protein MRAIWKGAIAFGLVNVPVKVYAATEDHDVSLHQVHSKDGGRIRYQRICEIDGEVVPYADIDRAYDDGERTVVLGKEDFDALPSERSREIEVVEFVPSEQVDPIILDRSYYLEPDSASPKAYVLLRKTLEQTDRTAIVRFTLRQKTRLAALRVRGDVLVLQTLLWADEVREVAFPALDEPVKISAKELELSASLVDSFADDFDPGQFVDEYQRELRTLIEAKLERGDALDTSETFGEQEEGEKGGEVIDLMEALRASVERSRAARGEGKGAAASDSSSGKSAKAEKPKKKASKAS from the coding sequence GTGAGAGCCATCTGGAAGGGCGCCATCGCGTTCGGACTCGTCAACGTGCCGGTCAAGGTCTACGCCGCGACCGAGGATCACGACGTCTCGCTGCATCAGGTGCACAGCAAGGACGGTGGACGCATCCGCTACCAGCGCATCTGCGAGATCGACGGCGAGGTGGTTCCCTACGCCGACATCGACCGCGCCTACGACGACGGCGAGCGCACGGTCGTGCTCGGCAAGGAGGACTTCGACGCGCTGCCCTCCGAGCGCAGCCGCGAGATCGAGGTCGTGGAGTTCGTGCCCTCCGAGCAGGTCGATCCCATCATCCTCGACCGCTCGTACTACCTCGAACCCGATTCGGCGTCGCCGAAGGCCTACGTGCTGCTGCGCAAGACGCTCGAGCAGACCGACCGCACCGCCATCGTGCGTTTCACGCTCCGCCAGAAGACGCGCCTCGCGGCGCTGCGCGTGCGCGGCGACGTGCTCGTGCTACAGACGCTGCTGTGGGCCGACGAGGTGCGCGAGGTCGCGTTCCCGGCGCTCGACGAGCCCGTGAAGATCTCGGCGAAGGAGCTCGAGCTCTCGGCGAGCCTCGTCGACAGCTTCGCCGACGACTTCGACCCCGGGCAGTTCGTCGACGAGTACCAGCGCGAGCTGCGGACGCTCATCGAGGCGAAGCTCGAGCGGGGCGATGCGCTCGACACCTCCGAGACCTTCGGGGAGCAGGAGGAGGGCGAGAAGGGCGGCGAGGTGATCGACCTCATGGAGGCGCTGCGCGCGAGCGTGGAGCGCTCCCGCGCGGCCCGGGGCGAGGGTAAGGGTGCCGCGGCATCCGACTCGTCGTCCGGGAAGTCGGCCAAGGCCGAAAAGCCCAAGAAGAAGGCGTCGAAGGCGTCGTGA
- a CDS encoding ATP-dependent DNA ligase translates to MAGEQIVQIGGRRLRVTNLEKVLYPETGTTKAEVIDYYSRIAGWMIPHLAGRPVTRKRWPDGVGTAAEPLEAFFAKDLEPGAPDWLPRQSIAHSGGPKDYPLVTDVAALVYLAQVASLELHVPQWRFRADGERANPDRLVLDLDPGPGVGLAECAEVARVCRDILAGMGMAAHPVTSGSKGIHLYAALPGEQTSDQITAFAKELARAVEADHPDLVVSAMSKALRPGRVFIDWSQNNGSKTTIAPYSLRGRPEPTVAAPRTWAELEDAGLRHLLFSEVLERAEADGDPLAALGAPGLGTGGPLAAYIAKRDAGRTPEPVPAEPTGRPARPEERPRFVIQEHHASRLHWDLRLERDGVLASWAVPRGVPPTSARNNLAVQTEDHPMEYASFSGVIPAGQYGAGTMTIWDEGRYDLEKWRDDEVIATLEGRPGGPLGTVRLALIRTDGAGEKSTWLLHRMKTDAAGRAQPDGAPVEPADHAGLGATAEPSVPGPEPPSAPDPESPPAPTAGPPPPDAGRHTPMLATSATPGIARATARRTAEAAGTAPWVEFKWDGIRAIGVWNGSSLRLLTRTGTDVTARYPEVTAAAPAVFGSVPLVVDGELVALDETGRPSFPLLQNRMNLARDADIARETSRTPVTYYLFDVIERDGADTAALPLHRRRELLEGSLSPGETVRIPPVVDDVDAALDTAREFALEGIVVKDPAAPYRRGIRTEAWLKVKLTRTQDVVVGGIRPGKGGRRGSIGSLLVGVHDERGLHYAGRVGTGFSERALAQLASTLEPLRTERCPFADVPAADASDAHWVQPVVVGEVEFAEWTPGGILRHARWRGVRADVPSDEVVRED, encoded by the coding sequence GTGGCGGGCGAGCAGATCGTGCAGATCGGCGGCCGCCGCCTGCGTGTGACGAACCTCGAGAAGGTGCTGTACCCCGAGACGGGGACGACCAAGGCCGAGGTCATCGACTACTACTCGCGCATCGCCGGGTGGATGATCCCGCACCTGGCCGGGCGCCCGGTCACGCGGAAGCGCTGGCCCGACGGCGTGGGCACGGCGGCGGAGCCGCTCGAGGCCTTCTTCGCCAAGGACCTCGAGCCCGGCGCCCCCGACTGGCTGCCCCGGCAGAGCATCGCGCACTCGGGCGGACCGAAGGACTACCCGCTGGTGACGGATGTCGCGGCGCTCGTCTATCTCGCGCAGGTGGCGAGCCTCGAGCTCCACGTTCCGCAGTGGCGCTTCCGTGCGGACGGCGAGCGGGCCAATCCCGACAGGCTCGTGCTGGACCTCGACCCCGGCCCCGGCGTCGGGCTCGCGGAGTGCGCGGAGGTGGCGCGGGTGTGCCGCGACATCCTCGCGGGGATGGGCATGGCGGCGCATCCCGTCACGAGCGGCAGCAAGGGCATCCACCTCTACGCGGCCCTTCCCGGCGAGCAGACGAGCGACCAGATCACGGCGTTCGCGAAGGAGCTCGCCCGCGCGGTCGAGGCGGATCATCCCGACCTCGTCGTGAGCGCCATGAGCAAGGCCCTCCGGCCCGGCCGGGTCTTCATCGACTGGAGCCAGAACAACGGCTCCAAGACGACCATCGCGCCGTACTCGCTGCGGGGACGGCCGGAGCCGACCGTGGCGGCGCCGCGCACGTGGGCGGAGCTGGAGGATGCGGGGCTGCGCCACCTGCTCTTCTCCGAGGTGCTCGAGCGCGCCGAGGCCGACGGCGATCCGCTCGCGGCGCTCGGTGCACCCGGCCTCGGCACCGGTGGCCCCCTCGCCGCCTACATCGCCAAGCGCGACGCCGGCCGCACCCCCGAGCCCGTGCCCGCGGAGCCGACGGGCCGGCCCGCCCGGCCGGAGGAGCGGCCCCGCTTCGTCATCCAGGAGCACCACGCGTCGCGCCTGCACTGGGACCTGCGCCTCGAGCGGGACGGCGTGCTCGCCAGCTGGGCCGTCCCGCGGGGCGTGCCCCCCACGAGCGCCCGCAACAACCTCGCGGTGCAGACCGAGGACCACCCGATGGAGTACGCCTCGTTCTCCGGCGTCATCCCCGCGGGGCAGTACGGCGCGGGCACGATGACGATCTGGGACGAGGGCCGGTACGACCTCGAGAAGTGGCGCGACGACGAGGTGATCGCCACGCTCGAGGGGCGCCCCGGTGGCCCGCTCGGCACCGTGCGCCTCGCCCTCATCCGCACCGACGGCGCCGGCGAGAAGTCGACGTGGCTGCTGCACCGCATGAAGACGGATGCCGCGGGCCGCGCCCAGCCCGACGGCGCTCCCGTCGAACCCGCCGACCATGCGGGACTCGGTGCGACTGCCGAGCCGTCCGTCCCGGGACCCGAGCCGCCGTCCGCTCCGGATCCCGAGTCGCCGCCCGCTCCTACCGCCGGCCCGCCTCCGCCGGACGCCGGCCGCCATACGCCGATGCTCGCGACATCCGCGACTCCCGGCATCGCGAGGGCCACCGCGAGGCGCACCGCCGAGGCCGCCGGCACGGCGCCCTGGGTGGAGTTCAAGTGGGACGGCATCCGCGCGATCGGCGTGTGGAACGGGTCGTCGCTGCGCCTGCTGACGCGCACGGGCACCGACGTCACCGCGCGCTATCCGGAGGTGACGGCCGCGGCACCCGCCGTGTTCGGATCGGTGCCGCTCGTCGTCGACGGCGAGCTCGTGGCCCTGGACGAGACCGGTCGCCCGAGCTTCCCCCTCCTGCAGAACCGCATGAACCTCGCGCGAGACGCCGACATCGCACGCGAGACGTCCCGAACCCCCGTCACCTACTACCTCTTCGACGTCATCGAGCGGGACGGCGCCGACACCGCGGCGCTTCCTCTTCACCGTCGACGCGAACTGCTCGAGGGATCGCTCAGCCCCGGCGAGACGGTGCGCATCCCGCCGGTCGTGGACGACGTCGATGCCGCTCTGGACACGGCGCGCGAATTCGCGCTCGAGGGGATCGTGGTCAAGGATCCCGCCGCGCCGTATCGCCGCGGCATCCGCACCGAGGCCTGGCTGAAGGTCAAGCTGACCCGCACGCAGGACGTCGTCGTCGGCGGCATCCGTCCGGGGAAGGGCGGGCGGCGCGGCTCGATCGGCTCCCTGCTGGTCGGCGTGCACGACGAGCGCGGGCTGCACTACGCCGGGCGGGTCGGCACCGGGTTCTCGGAGCGCGCTCTCGCGCAGCTGGCGAGCACGCTCGAGCCGCTGCGCACCGAACGGTGTCCCTTCGCCGACGTGCCCGCCGCCGACGCCTCCGATGCGCACTGGGTGCAGCCGGTCGTCGTCGGCGAGGTGGAGTTCGCCGAGTGGACACCGGGCGGCATCCTGCGCCACGCCCGGTGGAGGGGCGTGCGCGCCGACGTCCCCTCCGACGAGGTCGTGCGCGAGGACTGA
- the rdgB gene encoding RdgB/HAM1 family non-canonical purine NTP pyrophosphatase has protein sequence MTHADPGAGPRRRVVLATHNAHKVAEFAAIVAATRPDLEVVGYDGPEPVEDGTTFAANALIKARAAASHTGLPALADDSGICVDVLGGSPGVFSAYWAGHRKDAEANLALLLDQLSDIADPYRGACFVSTIALVVPSADGDEEASEHVVEGVWPGRVALAPSGDGGFGYDPVFVPDGQEGGAERTAAELSAAEKNAQSHRARAFAALAPLLEALPR, from the coding sequence ATGACGCACGCCGATCCCGGCGCCGGCCCCCGGCGGCGCGTCGTGCTCGCCACGCACAATGCGCACAAGGTCGCGGAGTTCGCCGCGATCGTGGCGGCGACCCGTCCCGACCTCGAGGTCGTCGGCTACGACGGACCCGAGCCCGTCGAGGACGGCACGACCTTCGCCGCGAACGCTTTGATCAAGGCGCGCGCCGCGGCATCCCACACCGGACTGCCGGCGCTGGCCGACGACTCCGGCATCTGCGTCGACGTGCTGGGCGGATCGCCGGGCGTGTTCTCGGCGTACTGGGCGGGCCACCGGAAGGATGCCGAGGCCAACCTCGCCCTGCTGCTCGACCAGCTCTCGGACATCGCCGATCCGTACCGCGGGGCGTGCTTCGTCTCCACGATCGCGCTCGTCGTCCCGTCGGCGGACGGCGACGAGGAGGCGAGCGAGCACGTCGTCGAGGGAGTGTGGCCGGGGCGCGTCGCGCTCGCTCCCTCCGGCGACGGTGGTTTCGGTTACGACCCGGTCTTCGTGCCCGATGGGCAGGAGGGCGGCGCGGAACGAACGGCGGCCGAGCTCTCGGCGGCGGAGAAGAACGCGCAGTCGCATCGCGCCCGGGCCTTCGCCGCACTCGCGCCGCTGCTGGAGGCGCTACCCCGCTGA
- the rph gene encoding ribonuclease PH → MTDTTRADGRTPDQLRPVTIERGWSAHAEGSALISFGGTKVLCTASFTNGVPRWLTGKGKGWVTAEYAMLPRATNSRNDRESVKGRIGGRTHEISRLIGRALRSVVDTKALGENTIVIDCDVLQADGGTRTAAITGAYVALADAIEWGREKKFIAQRSSVLVDSVAAVSVGIIDGEPMLDLAYVEDVRAETDMNVVVSGRGLFVEVQGTAEGAPFDKRELDALLDLGVAGCADLRVAQLAALQPDAGE, encoded by the coding sequence ATGACCGACACCACGCGCGCCGACGGCCGCACCCCCGACCAGCTGCGGCCCGTGACGATCGAGCGTGGCTGGAGCGCTCACGCGGAGGGATCGGCCCTCATCAGCTTCGGCGGCACGAAGGTGCTGTGCACGGCGTCGTTCACGAACGGGGTGCCGCGCTGGCTCACCGGCAAGGGCAAGGGCTGGGTGACGGCGGAGTATGCGATGCTGCCGCGCGCCACGAACAGCCGGAACGACCGCGAGAGCGTCAAGGGCAGGATCGGCGGCCGAACCCACGAGATCTCGCGCCTGATCGGGCGTGCCCTGCGCTCGGTCGTCGACACGAAGGCGCTCGGTGAGAACACGATCGTCATCGACTGCGATGTGCTGCAGGCTGACGGGGGAACCCGCACGGCGGCCATCACCGGCGCTTATGTCGCGCTGGCGGATGCGATCGAGTGGGGCCGCGAGAAGAAGTTCATCGCGCAGCGCTCGTCGGTGCTGGTCGACTCGGTCGCGGCGGTCTCCGTCGGCATCATCGACGGCGAGCCGATGCTCGACCTCGCCTACGTCGAGGACGTGCGCGCCGAGACCGACATGAACGTCGTCGTGTCGGGGCGCGGCCTGTTCGTGGAGGTGCAGGGAACCGCGGAGGGCGCGCCCTTCGACAAGCGCGAGCTCGACGCCCTGCTGGATCTCGGCGTGGCAGGATGCGCCGACCTGCGGGTGGCGCAGCTGGCGGCCCTCCAGCCCGACGCGGGCGAGTGA
- the murI gene encoding glutamate racemase, with translation MNGAPIGIFDSGVGGLTVARAIGDQLPRESLVYIGDTLHSPYGPKPIADVRRYSLEVLDTLVAQGVKMLVIACNTASAAVLRDARERYDVPVVEVIGPAVRTAISTTRNGRIGVIGTQGTIGSGVYQDMLGVDERLTVFARACPRFVEFVEAGVTGSGELLRVAEEYLAPLREADIDTLVLGCTHYPFLKGAISYVMGPAVSLVSSDVETANDVYRELVTRDLLTDDSGAPSHVYEATGDSAGAFIDLANRLLGREVQSVRLVQTGAIDLPHPA, from the coding sequence ATGAACGGCGCGCCGATCGGGATCTTCGACTCGGGGGTCGGCGGACTCACCGTCGCCCGGGCGATCGGCGATCAGCTGCCCCGCGAATCGCTCGTTTACATCGGCGACACGCTGCACTCGCCGTATGGCCCGAAGCCGATCGCCGATGTGCGGCGCTACTCGCTCGAGGTGCTCGACACGCTCGTCGCGCAGGGCGTGAAGATGCTCGTGATCGCGTGCAACACGGCATCGGCCGCCGTACTGCGCGACGCGCGCGAGCGCTACGACGTGCCCGTGGTGGAGGTCATCGGCCCCGCCGTGCGCACCGCGATATCGACGACCCGCAACGGGCGCATCGGCGTCATCGGCACGCAGGGGACGATCGGGTCGGGCGTGTACCAGGACATGCTCGGCGTCGACGAGCGGCTCACGGTCTTCGCCCGCGCGTGCCCCCGCTTCGTGGAGTTCGTCGAGGCGGGGGTCACCGGGTCGGGCGAGCTGCTGAGGGTCGCGGAGGAGTATCTCGCCCCGTTGCGGGAGGCCGACATCGACACCCTCGTGCTCGGCTGCACCCACTACCCCTTCCTCAAGGGCGCCATCAGTTACGTGATGGGGCCGGCGGTATCGCTCGTCTCGAGCGACGTGGAGACGGCGAACGACGTGTACCGCGAGCTCGTCACCCGAGACCTCCTCACCGACGACTCGGGCGCCCCATCGCACGTCTACGAGGCGACCGGGGATTCCGCGGGCGCCTTCATCGACCTCGCGAATCGCCTGCTGGGCCGCGAGGTGCAGAGCGTGCGCCTCGTGCAGACCGGGGCGATCGACCTGCCCCACCCGGCGTGA
- a CDS encoding nicotinate phosphoribosyltransferase has product MTAATALLTDRYELTMLDAALKDGTAQRRCVFELFARRLPGGRRYGVVAGTGRLLSLLRDFRFGDDELRFLRDERIVDAATLSFLAGYRFRGDISGYREGELYFPGSPVLTVEGTFADAVVLETLALSVLNHDSAVATAAARMSVAAGERPLAEMGSRRAGERSAVAAARAAYIAGFGATSNLEAGRTWGIPTMGTAAHAWTLLHDDEESAFRSQVAALGAGTTLLVDTYDIARGVETAVRVAGPGLGGVRIDSGDLPAMAAAVRAQLDALGASGTRITVTSDLDEYAIAALAASPVDAYGVGTSVVTGSGHPTAGMVYKLVAREDASGGWVAVSKASAAKASAGGRKAAFRVREGAHAVQELVTVSDGTRSRDDASRHPDARALQVPLVVAGEADSAHLGAEGTRSARAHHATARAELPVQALALSKSDPALPTVFLER; this is encoded by the coding sequence ATGACGGCCGCCACCGCCCTGCTCACGGACCGCTACGAGCTCACGATGCTCGACGCCGCACTGAAGGACGGCACCGCGCAGCGACGCTGCGTCTTCGAGCTCTTCGCCCGGCGCCTGCCCGGTGGCCGCCGGTACGGGGTCGTGGCGGGCACCGGCCGCCTGCTCTCGCTCCTGCGGGACTTCCGATTCGGCGACGACGAGCTCCGCTTCCTCCGCGACGAGAGGATCGTGGATGCCGCGACCCTGTCCTTCCTCGCCGGCTACCGCTTCCGCGGCGACATCAGCGGGTACCGCGAGGGCGAGCTGTACTTCCCCGGCTCCCCCGTCCTCACGGTCGAGGGCACCTTCGCCGATGCCGTCGTGCTGGAGACCCTCGCCCTCAGCGTGCTCAACCACGATTCCGCCGTCGCGACGGCGGCCGCCCGCATGAGCGTCGCCGCGGGCGAGCGCCCCCTCGCCGAGATGGGGTCCCGGCGAGCCGGCGAGCGATCCGCCGTCGCCGCCGCGCGGGCGGCGTACATCGCGGGGTTCGGCGCGACGAGCAACCTCGAGGCGGGACGCACATGGGGCATCCCCACGATGGGGACCGCGGCGCACGCGTGGACGCTCCTGCACGACGACGAGGAGTCGGCGTTCCGGTCGCAGGTCGCGGCGCTCGGCGCGGGCACGACCCTCCTCGTCGACACGTACGACATCGCGCGCGGCGTGGAGACCGCGGTCCGGGTCGCGGGCCCGGGCCTCGGCGGCGTCCGCATCGACTCCGGCGACCTGCCCGCCATGGCCGCCGCGGTGCGCGCACAGCTCGACGCGCTCGGCGCCAGCGGAACGCGCATCACCGTCACGAGCGACCTCGACGAGTACGCGATCGCCGCACTCGCGGCGTCCCCCGTCGACGCCTACGGTGTCGGCACCTCCGTCGTGACGGGTTCGGGACACCCCACGGCGGGCATGGTCTACAAGCTCGTAGCGAGGGAGGACGCGAGCGGCGGCTGGGTCGCCGTGTCCAAGGCATCCGCCGCCAAGGCGTCCGCGGGCGGACGCAAGGCGGCGTTCCGGGTGCGGGAGGGCGCCCACGCCGTGCAGGAGCTCGTCACCGTGTCGGACGGCACCCGGTCGCGTGACGACGCCTCACGGCATCCGGATGCGCGTGCGCTGCAGGTGCCCCTCGTCGTGGCAGGCGAGGCCGACTCCGCCCATCTCGGGGCCGAGGGAACGCGGTCCGCGCGCGCCCATCACGCCACCGCTCGCGCCGAGCTTCCCGTGCAGGCGCTCGCGCTGAGCAAGTCGGACCCGGCCCTGCCGACGGTCTTCCTGGAGCGCTGA
- a CDS encoding DUF3039 domain-containing protein — protein sequence MSTPTGTPDEGGIATLDRELEELIREESVEPGDHERFSHYVKKDKILESAMTGKPVRALCGKKWTPGRDPEKFPVCPTCKEIYESLLT from the coding sequence ATGAGCACGCCCACCGGAACCCCCGACGAAGGGGGCATCGCGACCCTCGACCGTGAGCTCGAAGAGCTCATCCGCGAGGAGAGCGTCGAGCCCGGCGATCACGAGCGCTTCTCTCACTACGTCAAGAAGGACAAGATCCTCGAGTCGGCCATGACGGGCAAGCCGGTGCGCGCCCTCTGCGGGAAGAAGTGGACCCCCGGACGCGACCCGGAGAAGTTCCCGGTCTGCCCCACCTGCAAGGAGATCTACGAGTCGCTGCTGACCTGA